A window of Lepidochelys kempii isolate rLepKem1 chromosome 1, rLepKem1.hap2, whole genome shotgun sequence contains these coding sequences:
- the LOC140908920 gene encoding uncharacterized protein, which yields MAYWAFQEFEHQSQVTEQKPLGQERQQGGERFSARGTERAGIRAGPGAVPRGPSREALCGPAGCGWGDRLVCDLPDCTIAESGPDDTSGGRKQKETPLVGRHEMRCPEIGGSTTTTPKKRRWVVVVGDALLRGTESSICRPDRENREVCCLPGAKIRNVMERLPRLKPSDRYPFLLLHVGTNDTAKNDLEQITADYVALGRRIKELEAQAVFSSILPVEGKGRDRDRRIVEVNEWLRRWCRREGFGFFDHGMVFHEGGVLGRDGLHLTKRGKSIFASRLANLVRRALN from the exons ATGGCATACTGGGCCTTCCAGGAATTTGAGCACCAGTCCCAAGTGACTGAGCAAAAACCACTTGGGCAGGAGAGG caacaaggCGGGGAGCGCTTCAGCGCACGTGGTACAGAGCGAGCCGGGATCCGCGCGGGGCCGGGGGCCGTCCCACGAGGACCCAGCAGGGAGGCTCTGTGCGGGCCGGCGGGCTGCGGCTGGGGCGATCGGCTTGTTTGTGACCTGCCCGACT gtaccattgcggagagtggaccagatgatacgtctggggggagaaagcagaaggagactccactggttggaaggcatgagatgcgctgtcctgagattgggggttccacgaccaccactcccaagaaaaggaggtgggtggtggtggtcggggacgctctcctcagggggactgaatcatctatctgccgccctgaccgggaaaacagagaagtctgctgcttgccaggggctaagattcgcaatgtgatggagagactgccgagactcaagccctcggatcgctaccccttcctgcttctccacgtgggcaccaatgatactgccaagaatgaccttgagcagatcactgcggactacgtggctctgggaagaaggataaaggagttggaggcgcaagcggtgttctcgtccatcctccccgtggaaggaaaaggccgggatagggaccgtcgaatcgtggaagtcaacgaatggctacgcaggtggtgtcggagagaaggctttggattctttgaccatgggatggtgttccatgaaggaggagtgctgggcagagacgggctccacctaacgaagagagggaagagcatctttgcgagcaggctggctaacctagtgaggagggctttaaactag
- the CENPM gene encoding centromere protein M isoform X1: protein MSLVRPFDKLPTLNSAVILLVGTDERRQQQLAEAILKEKKNFKINIHVATSLPLPAERDHVRPRIDLIAFMINMQSKHSLRNVEASLSHIDANFFLGKVCFLITGVGRMNHCSVEMNAVRKLGNLYCSPVLFCELDSEGIRAATAQRLLRMLQICAGHVPGVSALFFSSLMKSSIDE, encoded by the exons ATGTCTCTGGTGAGGCCTTTCGATAAACTCCCGACGCTCAACTCGGCCGTTATCTTG TTGGTGGGCACGGATGaaaggcggcagcagcagctaGCAGAGGCAATtcttaaggagaaaaaaaacttcaagATAAATAT CCACGTGGCAACCTCCCTCCCTTTACCTGCTGAGAGAGATCATGTCCGGCCCCGGATTGACCTGATTGCCTTTATGATTAACATGCAAAGCAAACACAG TCTTAGGAATGTTGAAGCTTCACTATCACACATAGATGCCAACTTCTTCCTCGGGAAAGTGTGCTTCCTCATCACAGGAG TTGGTAGGATGAATCACTGCAGCGTAGAAATGAATGCTGTCCGGAAACTGGGAAACCTCTACTGCAGCCCTGTCCTGTTCTGTGAGCTGGAT TCTGAAGGAATCAGAGCTGCAACAGCTCAGCGGCTGCTCCGGATGTTGCAGATCTGCGCTGGTCACGTGCCGGGGGTTTCTGCCCTCTTCTTCAGTTCTTTGATGAAAAGCTCCATTGATGAGTAA
- the CENPM gene encoding centromere protein M isoform X3, with protein sequence MSLVRPFDKLPTLNSAVILLVGTDERRQQQLAEAILKEKKNFKINIHVATSLPLPAERDHVRPRIDLIAFMINMQSKHSLRNVEASLSHIDANFFLGKVCFLITGVGRMNHCSVEMNAVRKLGNLYCSPVLFCELDIAAYHDVPR encoded by the exons ATGTCTCTGGTGAGGCCTTTCGATAAACTCCCGACGCTCAACTCGGCCGTTATCTTG TTGGTGGGCACGGATGaaaggcggcagcagcagctaGCAGAGGCAATtcttaaggagaaaaaaaacttcaagATAAATAT CCACGTGGCAACCTCCCTCCCTTTACCTGCTGAGAGAGATCATGTCCGGCCCCGGATTGACCTGATTGCCTTTATGATTAACATGCAAAGCAAACACAG TCTTAGGAATGTTGAAGCTTCACTATCACACATAGATGCCAACTTCTTCCTCGGGAAAGTGTGCTTCCTCATCACAGGAG TTGGTAGGATGAATCACTGCAGCGTAGAAATGAATGCTGTCCGGAAACTGGGAAACCTCTACTGCAGCCCTGTCCTGTTCTGTGAGCTGGAT
- the CENPM gene encoding centromere protein M isoform X4 has product MSLVRPFDKLPTLNSAVILLVGTDERRQQQLAEAILKEKKNFKINIHVATSLPLPAERDHVRPRIDLIAFMINMQSKHSLRNVEASLSHIDANFFLGKVCFLITGDCSIP; this is encoded by the exons ATGTCTCTGGTGAGGCCTTTCGATAAACTCCCGACGCTCAACTCGGCCGTTATCTTG TTGGTGGGCACGGATGaaaggcggcagcagcagctaGCAGAGGCAATtcttaaggagaaaaaaaacttcaagATAAATAT CCACGTGGCAACCTCCCTCCCTTTACCTGCTGAGAGAGATCATGTCCGGCCCCGGATTGACCTGATTGCCTTTATGATTAACATGCAAAGCAAACACAG TCTTAGGAATGTTGAAGCTTCACTATCACACATAGATGCCAACTTCTTCCTCGGGAAAGTGTGCTTCCTCATCACAGGAG
- the CENPM gene encoding centromere protein M isoform X2 → MSLVRPFDKLPTLNSAVILLVGTDERRQQQLAEAILKEKKNFKINIHVATSLPLPAERDHVRPRIDLIAFMINMQSKHSLRNVEASLSHIDANFFLGKVCFLITGVGRMNHCSVEMNAVRKLGNLYCSPVLFCELDIIIAQENTIPAL, encoded by the exons ATGTCTCTGGTGAGGCCTTTCGATAAACTCCCGACGCTCAACTCGGCCGTTATCTTG TTGGTGGGCACGGATGaaaggcggcagcagcagctaGCAGAGGCAATtcttaaggagaaaaaaaacttcaagATAAATAT CCACGTGGCAACCTCCCTCCCTTTACCTGCTGAGAGAGATCATGTCCGGCCCCGGATTGACCTGATTGCCTTTATGATTAACATGCAAAGCAAACACAG TCTTAGGAATGTTGAAGCTTCACTATCACACATAGATGCCAACTTCTTCCTCGGGAAAGTGTGCTTCCTCATCACAGGAG TTGGTAGGATGAATCACTGCAGCGTAGAAATGAATGCTGTCCGGAAACTGGGAAACCTCTACTGCAGCCCTGTCCTGTTCTGTGAGCTGGAT ATCATAATAGCACaggaaaacacaatcccagcCCTATAG